One part of the Theropithecus gelada isolate Dixy chromosome 5, Tgel_1.0, whole genome shotgun sequence genome encodes these proteins:
- the FAM114A1 gene encoding protein NOXP20 isoform X5 translates to MLSAITNVVQNTGKSVLTGGLDALEFIGKKTMNVLAESDPGFKRTKTLMERTVSLSQMLREAKEKEKQRLAQQLTMERTAHYGMLFDEYQGLSHLEALEILSNESESKVQSFLASLDGEKLELLKNDLISIKDIFAAKELENEESQEEQGLEEKGEEFARMLTELLFELHVAATPDKLNKAMKKAHDWVEEDQTVVSVDVAKESEEETKKEEKEEKPQDPQEDKKEEKRTKTIEEVYMLSIESLAEVTARCIEQLHKVAELILHGQEEEKPAQDQAKVLIKLTTAMCNEVASLSKKFTTSLTTVGSNKKAEVLNPMLSSVLLEGCNSTTYIQDAFQLLLPVLQVSHIQTSCLKAQP, encoded by the exons ATGCTGTCTGCCATCACCAATGTGGTTCAAAACACA GGTAAAAGCGTCTTAACTGGAGGCCTTGATGCGTTAGAATTCATCGGCAAGAAAACCATGAATGTCCTTGCAGAAAGTGACCCGGGCTTTAAGCGGACCAAGACGCTCATGGAGAGAACTGTTTCCTTGTCTCAG ATGTTAAGGGAAGctaaggagaaggagaagcagagacTGGCACAGCAGCTCACAATGGAGAGAACTGCACACTATGGGATGCTGTTTGATGAATATCAAGGCTTGTCACACCTGGAAGCCCTGGAAATTCTGTCCAATGAAAGCGAAAGCAAG gttCAGTCATTTTTAGCATCACTTGATGGAGAGAAGCTGGAACTCTTAAAAAATGACCTAATTTCCATTAAAGACATCTTTGCAGCCAAAGAATTAGAGAATGAAGAAAGTCAAGAAGAACaag GCttagaagaaaagggagaagaatttGCTCGCATGCTTACAGAACTTCTCTTTGAATTACATGTGGCGGCCACACCTGACAAACTCAATAAG GCCATGAAGAAGGCTCATGACTGGGTGGAAGAGGATCAGACCGTGGTGTCAGTAGATGTGGCAAAAGAGTCCGAGGAGGAaaccaagaaggaagaaaaggaagagaaacctcAAGACCCTCAAGAagacaaaaaggaggaaaagagaactaAGACCATAGAG GAAGTATACATGTTGTCCATTGAAAGTCTGGCAGAGGTAACAGCGCGCTGTATTGAGCAGCTTCATAAAGTAGCAGAATTAATTCTTCATGGACAAGAAGAGGAAAAACCAGCTCAGGACCAAGCAAAAGTtctaataaa attaACTACTGCAATGTGCAATGAAGTGGCCTCCTTATCAAAGAAGTTTACCACTTCTTTAACCACTGTTGGG AGCAACAAGAAGGCCGAGGTCCTCAACCCCATGCTCAGTAGCGTATTGTTAGAG GGCTGCAACAGCACGACGTACATACAGGATGCCTTCCAGCTGCTGCTGCCTGTTCTGCAGGTCTCACATATCCAGACC
- the FAM114A1 gene encoding protein NOXP20 isoform X4, translating to MQPQIRALQKAHPPPLHRPLGGKSVLTGGLDALEFIGKKTMNVLAESDPGFKRTKTLMERTVSLSQMLREAKEKEKQRLAQQLTMERTAHYGMLFDEYQGLSHLEALEILSNESESKVQSFLASLDGEKLELLKNDLISIKDIFAAKELENEESQEEQGLEEKGEEFARMLTELLFELHVAATPDKLNKAMKKAHDWVEEDQTVVSVDVAKESEEETKKEEKEEKPQDPQEDKKEEKRTKTIEEVYMLSIESLAEVTARCIEQLHKVAELILHGQEEEKPAQDQAKVLIKLTTAMCNEVASLSKKFTTSLTTVGSNKKAEVLNPMLSSVLLEGCNSTTYIQDAFQLLLPVLQVSHIQTSCLKAQP from the exons ATGCAGCCACAGATCAGGGCCCTGCAGAAAGCCCACCCACCTCCCCTTCATCGGCCTCTCGGG GGTAAAAGCGTCTTAACTGGAGGCCTTGATGCGTTAGAATTCATCGGCAAGAAAACCATGAATGTCCTTGCAGAAAGTGACCCGGGCTTTAAGCGGACCAAGACGCTCATGGAGAGAACTGTTTCCTTGTCTCAG ATGTTAAGGGAAGctaaggagaaggagaagcagagacTGGCACAGCAGCTCACAATGGAGAGAACTGCACACTATGGGATGCTGTTTGATGAATATCAAGGCTTGTCACACCTGGAAGCCCTGGAAATTCTGTCCAATGAAAGCGAAAGCAAG gttCAGTCATTTTTAGCATCACTTGATGGAGAGAAGCTGGAACTCTTAAAAAATGACCTAATTTCCATTAAAGACATCTTTGCAGCCAAAGAATTAGAGAATGAAGAAAGTCAAGAAGAACaag GCttagaagaaaagggagaagaatttGCTCGCATGCTTACAGAACTTCTCTTTGAATTACATGTGGCGGCCACACCTGACAAACTCAATAAG GCCATGAAGAAGGCTCATGACTGGGTGGAAGAGGATCAGACCGTGGTGTCAGTAGATGTGGCAAAAGAGTCCGAGGAGGAaaccaagaaggaagaaaaggaagagaaacctcAAGACCCTCAAGAagacaaaaaggaggaaaagagaactaAGACCATAGAG GAAGTATACATGTTGTCCATTGAAAGTCTGGCAGAGGTAACAGCGCGCTGTATTGAGCAGCTTCATAAAGTAGCAGAATTAATTCTTCATGGACAAGAAGAGGAAAAACCAGCTCAGGACCAAGCAAAAGTtctaataaa attaACTACTGCAATGTGCAATGAAGTGGCCTCCTTATCAAAGAAGTTTACCACTTCTTTAACCACTGTTGGG AGCAACAAGAAGGCCGAGGTCCTCAACCCCATGCTCAGTAGCGTATTGTTAGAG GGCTGCAACAGCACGACGTACATACAGGATGCCTTCCAGCTGCTGCTGCCTGTTCTGCAGGTCTCACATATCCAGACC
- the FAM114A1 gene encoding protein NOXP20 isoform X3 — protein MGRLGILGQISAVICICHRHGLTAVKEKAGATLRIHGVNSGSSEGAQPDTENGVPAITDAATDQGPAESPPTSPSSASRGMLSAITNVVQNTGKSVLTGGLDALEFIGKKTMNVLAESDPGFKRTKTLMERTVSLSQMLREAKEKEKQRLAQQLTMERTAHYGMLFDEYQGLSHLEALEILSNESESKVQSFLASLDGEKLELLKNDLISIKDIFAAKELENEESQEEQGLEEKGEEFARMLTELLFELHVAATPDKLNKAMKKAHDWVEEDQTVVSVDVAKESEEETKKEEKEEKPQDPQEDKKEEKRTKTIEEVYMLSIESLAEVTARCIEQLHKVAELILHGQEEEKPAQDQAKVLIKLTTAMCNEVASLSKKFTTSLTTVGSNKKAEVLNPMLSSVLLEGCNSTTYIQDAFQLLLPVLQVSHIQTSCLKAQP, from the exons GTCATGGATTGACGGCAGTCAAGGAAAAAGCAGGGGCCACTCTACGGATTCATGGTGTAAATTCTGGATCTTCTGAAGGGGCCCAACCAGACACTGAAAACGGAGTCCCTGCAA taACAGATGCAGCCACAGATCAGGGCCCTGCAGAAAGCCCACCCACCTCCCCTTCATCGGCCTCTCGGGGCATGCTGTCTGCCATCACCAATGTGGTTCAAAACACA GGTAAAAGCGTCTTAACTGGAGGCCTTGATGCGTTAGAATTCATCGGCAAGAAAACCATGAATGTCCTTGCAGAAAGTGACCCGGGCTTTAAGCGGACCAAGACGCTCATGGAGAGAACTGTTTCCTTGTCTCAG ATGTTAAGGGAAGctaaggagaaggagaagcagagacTGGCACAGCAGCTCACAATGGAGAGAACTGCACACTATGGGATGCTGTTTGATGAATATCAAGGCTTGTCACACCTGGAAGCCCTGGAAATTCTGTCCAATGAAAGCGAAAGCAAG gttCAGTCATTTTTAGCATCACTTGATGGAGAGAAGCTGGAACTCTTAAAAAATGACCTAATTTCCATTAAAGACATCTTTGCAGCCAAAGAATTAGAGAATGAAGAAAGTCAAGAAGAACaag GCttagaagaaaagggagaagaatttGCTCGCATGCTTACAGAACTTCTCTTTGAATTACATGTGGCGGCCACACCTGACAAACTCAATAAG GCCATGAAGAAGGCTCATGACTGGGTGGAAGAGGATCAGACCGTGGTGTCAGTAGATGTGGCAAAAGAGTCCGAGGAGGAaaccaagaaggaagaaaaggaagagaaacctcAAGACCCTCAAGAagacaaaaaggaggaaaagagaactaAGACCATAGAG GAAGTATACATGTTGTCCATTGAAAGTCTGGCAGAGGTAACAGCGCGCTGTATTGAGCAGCTTCATAAAGTAGCAGAATTAATTCTTCATGGACAAGAAGAGGAAAAACCAGCTCAGGACCAAGCAAAAGTtctaataaa attaACTACTGCAATGTGCAATGAAGTGGCCTCCTTATCAAAGAAGTTTACCACTTCTTTAACCACTGTTGGG AGCAACAAGAAGGCCGAGGTCCTCAACCCCATGCTCAGTAGCGTATTGTTAGAG GGCTGCAACAGCACGACGTACATACAGGATGCCTTCCAGCTGCTGCTGCCTGTTCTGCAGGTCTCACATATCCAGACC